Proteins encoded together in one Terriglobus saanensis SP1PR4 window:
- a CDS encoding TIGR03435 family protein encodes MTRLTGYPMRWLVTVCFAVGACTAQSQSSASPSFDVASVRPNNSSKDGRSHIYSSSNSGNFRAINVPIKALLLQAYALPETQVLGVPSNVGSGMFDIEAKVTPEFDEQLKLLNEEERKTQKRQMLQALLADRFYLVCHKETRQLPIYALVTAQGGVKLAPSKSNGLLINSSYGKLSAQGLTSEGLARELAKIVGRPVVDEIKATGRFDITLLWTPDEGPRSNAVPSADPPPSIYTAVQEQLGVKLEPRKGPVEVLVVDRLDLPTEN; translated from the coding sequence ATGACGAGACTTACTGGTTATCCAATGCGGTGGCTTGTTACGGTCTGCTTTGCGGTTGGCGCCTGCACAGCGCAATCACAAAGCAGCGCGAGTCCGTCCTTCGACGTAGCTTCCGTGCGGCCGAACAACTCCTCGAAGGATGGCCGTTCGCATATCTACAGCTCTTCGAACAGTGGAAACTTCCGCGCGATCAATGTACCCATCAAAGCCCTTCTGCTCCAGGCCTACGCTCTGCCCGAGACGCAGGTCCTCGGCGTGCCGAGCAATGTCGGCTCCGGCATGTTCGACATCGAAGCGAAAGTGACTCCCGAGTTTGACGAACAACTGAAGCTGCTCAACGAAGAGGAGCGCAAAACCCAGAAGAGACAGATGCTTCAGGCATTGCTGGCCGATCGATTCTATCTCGTCTGCCACAAAGAGACGAGGCAACTCCCGATCTACGCCCTCGTGACCGCTCAGGGCGGCGTGAAGTTAGCCCCATCTAAAAGCAATGGCCTGCTCATCAACTCGTCGTATGGAAAACTCTCCGCACAGGGATTAACTTCAGAAGGCCTTGCACGCGAGTTGGCGAAGATTGTAGGGCGGCCCGTCGTGGATGAAATCAAGGCCACCGGGCGCTTCGATATCACCCTGCTCTGGACCCCGGACGAGGGACCGAGATCGAACGCAGTCCCATCCGCTGATCCGCCCCCGTCGATCTACACCGCCGTGCAGGAACAACTAGGCGTGAAGCTGGAACCTCGCAAAGGACCAGTGGAAGTGTTAGTCGTCGACCGTCTGGATCTGCCCACGGAGAACTAA
- a CDS encoding HNH endonuclease, with protein sequence MRKPGSKERIRQFLRAHIGQVVTSIEIRDSIGTSVSEWARRLRELREDEGWQILTHHDTVELKPGQYILKEEPPEKKVIFKRDISAKLRAEVLDRNGFTCQMCGLCPGEIDPATNRKVRLHIGHIVDKNLGGKDELSNLRALCSSCNQGAKNITGEKPSTIWLLSQIRRAGQEEQRAVLASLLKKFGSEK encoded by the coding sequence GTGCGTAAACCGGGCTCAAAAGAGCGAATCAGGCAGTTTTTGCGGGCGCATATCGGACAAGTCGTTACTTCGATTGAAATTAGAGACTCTATCGGTACGAGTGTCAGTGAATGGGCGAGACGCTTACGCGAACTCAGAGAAGATGAGGGCTGGCAGATACTCACGCATCACGACACGGTAGAGCTAAAACCCGGTCAGTACATTCTTAAGGAAGAGCCTCCAGAGAAAAAAGTTATATTCAAACGCGATATTTCTGCAAAGCTGCGCGCAGAGGTTCTTGATCGAAACGGCTTTACCTGCCAAATGTGTGGTCTCTGTCCCGGAGAGATCGATCCTGCCACTAACCGAAAAGTTCGTCTCCATATTGGGCACATCGTAGACAAAAATTTAGGTGGCAAAGACGAGCTATCAAATCTAAGAGCACTATGCTCAAGCTGTAATCAAGGAGCCAAGAACATCACAGGAGAGAAGCCGAGTACTATCTGGTTACTGTCTCAAATTCGTCGAGCTGGCCAGGAGGAGCAGCGCGCCGTCCTGGCTTCATTGCTTAAGAAGTTTGGAAGCGAAAAATAG
- a CDS encoding DNA cytosine methyltransferase: MSKGKMGTLRLFKPYPDQEIVFARRPILGKPRLLDLFCCAGGAGVGYSRAGFDVVGVDINPQPRYPLPFIQANVFQLDFNFLTSFDAIHASPPCQSYSDLAKRNGNAHEWPRLVEPVREMLINTGLPYVIENVDGAPLINAVILCGTMFPKLRVLRHRLFEANFEIVAPPHKKHPRVHTFDRRKSHFGKTDEWVDFVQVTGGGNCTLGAAREAMGIDWMTKNEINEAIPPAYTELIGQQLLQHMQGVMEGKRA, encoded by the coding sequence TCCGGCTGTTCAAACCATATCCGGATCAGGAGATCGTTTTCGCCCGAAGACCAATTTTGGGAAAACCGCGCTTGCTCGATCTTTTTTGCTGTGCAGGTGGAGCGGGCGTGGGTTACAGCCGTGCAGGATTCGACGTTGTGGGCGTCGATATCAATCCGCAACCGCGTTATCCTCTTCCCTTCATCCAAGCAAACGTGTTCCAGCTGGATTTCAACTTCTTAACATCGTTCGATGCTATTCATGCTTCCCCTCCGTGTCAGTCATATTCCGATCTTGCTAAGAGAAATGGCAACGCCCATGAATGGCCCAGATTGGTCGAACCTGTCCGTGAAATGCTCATCAATACTGGGCTACCTTACGTGATTGAAAATGTCGATGGAGCTCCATTAATAAATGCTGTGATTCTATGCGGAACGATGTTTCCCAAGCTTAGGGTTCTCCGACACCGTCTCTTTGAGGCTAATTTTGAAATTGTCGCTCCGCCTCACAAAAAGCACCCTAGAGTTCATACTTTCGATCGACGCAAGTCCCATTTCGGCAAGACAGATGAATGGGTGGATTTTGTGCAGGTAACCGGTGGAGGAAACTGCACTCTCGGCGCAGCGCGCGAGGCAATGGGTATTGATTGGATGACCAAGAATGAAATAAACGAAGCAATTCCTCCCGCCTACACGGAGTTGATCGGCCAGCAGCTGCTTCAACATATGCAAGGGGTAATGGAGGGTAAGCGTGCGTAA